Proteins encoded within one genomic window of Falco biarmicus isolate bFalBia1 chromosome 14, bFalBia1.pri, whole genome shotgun sequence:
- the LOC130158927 gene encoding LOW QUALITY PROTEIN: 40-kDa huntingtin-associated protein-like (The sequence of the model RefSeq protein was modified relative to this genomic sequence to represent the inferred CDS: inserted 2 bases in 1 codon), translating to MLAAAGGSGPGGSGPGLGGDGDFLSRYRLVSAKLRRRFLRKPNVAEAAEQFAALARELRAQESLPYAAWCQLAVARCAQSLFHGPAEAAALAEAARLFLRQERDLRQRLGLRGGFGEHVAAAQSCGAFAARLHLERGQPALAAGLCLELAAALRDTGRPARAAAPLQRAAELLAAARLPLEALRCLAERASCLLLGRDYAGALAALTRAQALXPGPGWAQAAAAAGAAPGGAFLDVLARCEVSRVLLLLLLQPPPAKLLPEHARTLEQYCWEAAEGGAAPGPGGGGAGGGLPPAASYLPAELFLLLQSAVLACQEKDAEALKVLQAELWPLLSAEQNHLLHLVLQEMLSPAGQGL from the exons AtgctggcggcggcgggcggctcgGGCCCCGGCGGCTCCGGGCCGGGCCTCGGCGGGGACGGGGACTTCCTGTCGCGGTACCGGCTGGTGTCGGCCAAGCTGCGGCGGCGGTTCCTGCGGAAGCCGAACGTGGCGGAGGCGGCGGAGCAGTTCGCGGCGCTGGCGCGGGAGCTGCGCGCCCAGGAGAGCCTGCCCTACGCGGCCTGGTGCCAGCTGGCCGTGGCGCGCTGCGCCCAGAGCCTCTTCCACGGCCCCGCCGAGGCGGCCGCCCTGGCCGAGGCGGCGCGGCTCTTCCTGCGCCAGGAGCGGGACCTGCGGCAGCGCCTGGGGCTGCGCGGCGGCTTCGGCGAGCACGTGGCGGCGGCGCAGAGCTGCGGCGCCTTCGCCGCCCGCCTGCACCTGGAGCGGGGGCAGCCGGCGCTGGCGGCCGGGCTGTGCCTGGAgctggcggcggcgctgcgCGATACGGGCcggcccgcccgcgccgccgcgccccTGCAGCGGGCGGCCGAGCtgctggcggcggcgcggctGCCGCTGGAGGCCCTGCGCTGCCTGGCCGAGCGcgcctcctgcctgctgctgggccGCGACTACGCCGGCGCGCTGGCGGCGCTGACGCGGGCGCAGGCGct gccggggccgggctgggcccaggcggcggcggcggcgggggccgcgccCGGCGGCGCCTTCCTGGACGTGCTGGCGCGCTGCGAGGTGTCgcgggtgctgctgctgctgctgctgcagccgccGCCCGCCAAGCTGCTGCCCGAGCACGCCCGGACGCTGGAGCAGTACTGCTGGGAGGCGGCGGAGGGCGGCGCGGCGCCGGGgcctggcggcggcggggcgggtgGTGGGCTGCCGCCGGCAGCGAGCTACCTGCCGGCCgagctcttcctgctgctgcagtcgGCCGTGCTGGCGTGCCAGGAGAAGGACGCGGAGGCGCTGAAGGTGCTGCAGGCCGAGCTCTGGCCGCTGCTCAGCGCCGAGCAGAACCACCTGCTGCacctggtgctgcaggagatgctcagCCCCGCCGGGCAGGGGCTCTGA
- the DKC1 gene encoding H/ACA ribonucleoprotein complex subunit DKC1 has product MADGDGSSVKKRRKKEKRALPDEDIADIQHTEEFFIKPESRIVQLDTSQWPLLLKNFDKLNVMTAHYTPLSSGANPLKREISDYVRSGFINLDKPSNPSSHEVVAWIRRILRVEKTGHSGTLDPKVTGCLIVCIERATRLVKSQQSAGKEYVGIVRLHNAIESEAQLARAIETLTGALFQRPPLIAAVKRQLRVRTIYESKLVEYDPERRLGIFWVSCEAGTYIRTLCVHLGLLLGVGGQMQELRRVRSGILGEKDNMVTMHDVLDAQWQYDNNRDDSYLRRVILPLEKLLTSHKRLVMKDSAVNAICYGAKIMLPGVLRYEDGIELNQEIVVITTKGEAICLAIALMTTAVISTCDHGIVAKIKRVIMERDTYPRRWGLGPKASQKRMMVQKGLLDKHGKPNENTPDSWKKEYVDYRDACKKEAAAVPRVVSELERAPKRKRDSESESEEAMTPPSPATPPPEELSEKKKKKKKKEKKAKEAAGSGGEQIEVTSETSTKKKKKKKQKEVEESSE; this is encoded by the exons ATGGCGGATGGGGACG GTTCCAGCGTGAAGAAGCGGCGGAAGAAGGAGAAGCGGGCGCTGCCCGATGAGGATATAGCG GACATCCAGCACACCGAGGAATTCTTCATCAAGCCCGAGTCCCGGATTGTCCAGCTGGACACGTCCCAGTGGCCCCTGCTGCTGAAG AACTTTGACAAGTTAAATGTGATGACAGCACACTACACGCCTCTTTCTTCCGGTGCTAATCCCCTGAAGAGAGAGATTTCTGACTATGTTAG GTCTGGCTTTATTAACCTAGACAAACCTTCCAATCCATCTTCCCATGAGGTGGTTGCATGGATTCGACGCATCCTTCGAGTAGAGAAAACTGGACACAGTGGCACTCTGGATCCTAAGGTGACTGGGTGCCTCATCGTATGCATTGAGAGGGCAACACGACTTGTCAAATCCCAGCAGAGCGCAG GCAAAGAGTATGTGGGAATTGTTCGGCTGCACAATGCAATTGAAAGTGAGGCTCAGCTTGCCAGG GCAATTGAAACTCTGACAGGTGCGCTGTTTCAGCGACCACCCCTCATTGCTGCTGTCAAACGACAACTGAGAGTCAGAACCATCTATGAGAGCAAGCTGGTGGAGTATGATCCTGAGAGAAGATTAG GTATTTTCTGGGTGAGCTGTGAAGCAGGCACATACATCCGAACACTCTGTGTTCATCTTGGTTTGCTGCTTGGTGTGGGGGGCCAGATGCAAGAGCTCCGCAGAGTGCGCTCAGGAATCCTGGGAGAGAAG GACAACATGGTGACTATGCACGATGTACTGGATGCACAGTGGCAGTATGACAACAACAGGGATGACAGCTACCTGCGAAGAGTTATCCTGCCATTGGAGAAACTGCTGACTTCACACAAGCGGCTGGTCATGAAAGACAGTGCG GTTAATGCCATTTGCTATGGAGCCAAGATCATGCTACCTGGTGTCCTGAGATACGAAGATGGTATTGAACTTAATCAGGAGATTGTTGTCATCACCACAAAAGGAGAAGCTATCTGCCTAG CCATTGCCTTGATGACCACAGCAGTCATTTCTACCTGCGACCATGGCATTGTGGCGAAGATCAAGAGAGTCATCATGGAGAGAGACACGTATCCCCGCAGATGGGGTCTTGGTCCCAAG GCCAGTCAAAAGAGGATGATGGTCCAGAAGGGTCTGCTGGACAAGCATGGAAAGCCCAATGAGAACACACCAGATTCCTGGAAGAAGGAGTATGTGGATTACAG GGATGCTTGCAAGAAAGAGGCAGCTGCTGTTCCCAGAGTTGTTTCAGAGCTGGAGAGGGCTCCAAAA AGGAAGCGAGACTCGGAGAGTGAAAGTGAGGAGGCTATGACCCCACcatcccctgccaccccaccaCCAGAGGAGCTGAGcgaaaagaaaaagaaaaagaagaagaaagagaagaaggcCAAAGAGGCAGCTGGGAGTGGGGGAGAGCAAATAGAAGTG ACCAGTGAGACCAGCaccaagaagaagaagaagaagaaacaaaaggaggtaGAAGAGAGCTCGGAGTAA
- the LOC130158928 gene encoding 40-kDa huntingtin-associated protein-like — protein sequence MLAAAGGSGPGGSGPGLGGDGDFLSRYRLVSAKLRRRFLRKPNVAEAAEQFAALARELRAQESLPYAAWCQLAVARCAQSLFHGPAEAAALAEAARLFLRQERDLRQRLGLRGGFGEHVAAAQSCGAFAARLHLERGQPALAAGLCLELAAALRDTGRPARAAAPLQRAAELLAAARLPLEALRCLAERASCLLLGRDYAGALAALTRAQALAGAGLGPGGGGGGGAAPGGAFLDVLARCEVSRVLLLLLLQPPPAKLLPEHARTLEQYCWEAAEGGAAPGPGGGGAGGGLPPAASYLPAELFLLLQSAVLACQEKDAEALKVLQAELWPLLSAEQNHLLHLVLQEMLSPAGQGL from the coding sequence AtgctggcggcggcgggcggctcgGGCCCCGGCGGCTCCGGGCCGGGCCTCGGCGGGGACGGGGACTTCCTGTCGCGGTACCGGCTGGTGTCGGCCAAGCTGCGGCGGCGGTTCCTGCGGAAGCCGAACGTGGCGGAGGCGGCGGAGCAGTTCGCGGCGCTGGCGCGGGAGCTGCGCGCCCAGGAGAGCCTGCCCTACGCGGCCTGGTGCCAGCTGGCCGTGGCGCGCTGCGCCCAGAGCCTCTTCCACGGCCCCGCCGAGGCGGCCGCCCTGGCCGAGGCGGCGCGGCTCTTCCTGCGCCAGGAGCGGGACCTGCGGCAGCGCCTGGGGCTGCGCGGCGGCTTCGGCGAGCACGTGGCGGCGGCGCAGAGCTGCGGCGCCTTCGCCGCCCGCCTGCACCTGGAGCGGGGGCAGCCGGCGCTGGCGGCCGGGCTGTGCCTGGAgctggcggcggcgctgcgCGATACGGGCcggcccgcccgcgccgccgcgccccTGCAGCGGGCGGCCGAGCtgctggcggcggcgcggctGCCGCTGGAGGCCCTGCGCTGCCTGGCCGAGCGcgcctcctgcctgctgctgggccGCGACTACGCCGGCGCGCTGGCGGCGCTGACGCGGGCGCAGGCGctggccggggccgggctgggcccaggcggcggcggcggcggcggggccgcgcccgGCGGCGCCTTCCTGGACGTGCTGGCGCGCTGCGAGGTGTCgcgggtgctgctgctgctgctgctgcagccgccGCCCGCCAAGCTGCTGCCCGAGCACGCCCGGACGCTGGAGCAGTACTGCTGGGAGGCGGCGGAGGGCGGCGCGGCGCCGGGgcctggcggcggcggggcgggtgGTGGGCTGCCGCCGGCAGCGAGCTACCTGCCGGCCgagctcttcctgctgctgcagtcgGCCGTGCTGGCGTGCCAGGAGAAGGACGCGGAGGCGCTGAAGGTGCTGCAGGCCGAGCTCTGGCCGCTGCTCAGCGCCGAGCAGAACCACCTGCTGCacctggtgctgcaggagatgctcagCCCCGCCGGGCAGGGGCTCTGA